The Altererythrobacter sp. Root672 genome includes a window with the following:
- a CDS encoding OmpA family protein has product MRNIALALATASTIIASPALARDDFSYGGIGIGVVFPNEIDYEVVGTDDVVTADPGNGWNLEFEGVIGHDFGLLRVETEAAYKKFDIETITAPLPVGTFDVTEGNVTVMSAMLNTLIDIGGNDGVGFSFGPGLGIAGVDAEINQVINAEDIGFAWQGVAELRVPVSSSIDLGLKYKFFNVEGIKQNAGEFADVPVKSSLSSHSLLATLKFNWGGPPPPPPPAPPPPPPPPPPPPPPPPPPPPVARCNQGPFIVFFDWDKYDITPEAATILNNAITAYSNCGTAAIMLAGHTDRSGTEEYNMALSARRNTSVQTYLTGRGIPAARISSQAFGETMPRVPTADGVRELQNRRVEITYGPGSGR; this is encoded by the coding sequence ATGCGCAATATAGCACTCGCGCTCGCGACAGCGTCGACGATCATCGCATCGCCGGCTCTCGCGAGAGACGACTTTAGCTACGGCGGTATCGGTATCGGCGTAGTCTTTCCAAACGAGATTGACTACGAAGTCGTCGGCACCGACGACGTCGTTACTGCGGATCCCGGCAATGGCTGGAATCTGGAATTCGAAGGCGTAATCGGTCACGACTTCGGCCTACTGCGGGTCGAAACCGAAGCCGCCTACAAGAAGTTCGACATTGAGACGATCACCGCACCGCTTCCCGTCGGCACTTTCGACGTAACGGAAGGCAATGTCACCGTGATGAGCGCAATGCTCAACACGCTCATCGACATTGGTGGCAATGACGGTGTCGGCTTCTCGTTCGGCCCCGGCCTCGGCATCGCCGGCGTCGACGCTGAAATCAATCAAGTGATCAACGCGGAAGACATTGGCTTTGCCTGGCAGGGTGTCGCTGAACTGCGCGTCCCGGTCAGCAGCTCGATCGATCTCGGCCTGAAGTACAAGTTCTTCAACGTCGAAGGCATCAAGCAGAACGCGGGTGAGTTTGCCGACGTTCCGGTGAAGAGCAGCCTGAGCAGCCACTCGCTGCTGGCGACGCTCAAATTCAACTGGGGTGGTCCGCCGCCGCCGCCGCCGCCGGCTCCGCCGCCGCCGCCTCCTCCGCCGCCTCCCCCGCCGCCGCCTCCGCCGCCTCCGCCGCCGGTCGCGCGCTGCAACCAGGGTCCGTTCATCGTGTTCTTCGATTGGGACAAGTATGACATCACGCCCGAGGCTGCGACGATCCTGAACAACGCGATCACGGCCTACAGCAACTGCGGTACGGCAGCGATCATGCTCGCAGGTCACACTGACCGTTCGGGTACCGAAGAGTACAACATGGCTCTGTCGGCACGCCGCAACACCAGCGTGCAGACCTACCTGACCGGCCGCGGCATCCCCGCAGCTCGGATCTCGAGCCAGGCGTTTGGTGAAACCATGCCTCGCGTGCCGACTGCTGACGGTGTGCGCGAACTGCAGAACCGCCGCGTGGAAATCACCTACGGTCCGGGTTCGGGTCGGTAA